The Haladaptatus cibarius D43 genome window below encodes:
- a CDS encoding DUF7288 family protein codes for MVGEKTNRTGRQMDNRAQAYTLEGFVGALIVLTALLFALQSVVLTPTTAGTVDQDVKSQLWIQTNDALRIGAADGAVENLTRYWNTSNGNETGGFAYANTTEVGYGNAPPCAPAKSPDTTCDSLGETLESTLTRQGYVYNLYVTYRLPSDPTETATERVVYRGVPSSNAVVATHTVVLYDDMTLTAPENADNRTLAELGPEEFYANDASDGVVYNVVEVRIVAW; via the coding sequence ATGGTAGGCGAAAAAACGAATCGAACTGGACGGCAGATGGACAACAGAGCACAGGCGTACACCCTCGAAGGATTCGTCGGCGCGCTCATCGTGTTGACTGCACTGCTGTTCGCGTTGCAGTCGGTCGTCCTGACGCCCACGACGGCGGGGACGGTTGACCAAGACGTGAAATCCCAACTGTGGATTCAGACGAACGACGCCCTGCGAATCGGTGCGGCGGACGGGGCGGTCGAAAACCTCACCCGCTACTGGAACACGAGCAATGGAAACGAAACCGGCGGCTTCGCCTACGCGAACACAACCGAAGTCGGTTACGGCAACGCACCGCCCTGTGCGCCAGCGAAATCGCCGGACACGACCTGCGATTCGCTCGGGGAAACGCTCGAATCAACGCTGACTCGACAGGGATACGTCTACAACCTCTACGTCACCTACCGACTGCCGAGCGACCCGACCGAAACCGCCACCGAGCGCGTCGTCTACCGCGGCGTTCCCTCCTCGAACGCAGTCGTGGCGACCCACACCGTCGTCCTGTACGACGACATGACGCTCACCGCGCCCGAGAACGCGGACAATCGAACGCTCGCCGAACTCGGGCCGGAGGAGTTCTACGCGAACGACGCGAGCGATGGCGTCGTCTACAACGTCGTGGAGGTGCGCATCGTCGCATGGTGA
- a CDS encoding type II secretion system F family protein produces MSHGSATSRNGTSADRLADTFYPVYDRLFSENNDFVGSLDDKLAEARMSETAELYLSRGLAVGTLAGLVLWLVGLLLGYLLVSLGLIGGGGVWLGVPVTGATADVLNALKIPALILGTGVVLGTLGFAGGFGTIIAIPYSRASARKREINMLLPDAISFMYALSIGGLNQLEILEAMAKADDTYGEVSREFQSIVQETDYFDTDYRTAIRKRSLETPSDELGQFFTDMLSIVNSGGDMTGFLDDKKDKHMRTAKQEQELTLETLELFGEMYMTLSLFPLLLIIILVIMGIMGEAKEALLYATVYGLIPLIGVGFLVLVSTVKQDEPGSGYLDPGDDDRLETVSGAGLLHLGLVEEFTGNFSVFDRIKSREGTHTTVELLKRPHYFFRDNPLFVLGITLPASLVLVASAVWTGAVPASPDGFIANPVWTTFVLVYVPLYVNGVPLAVFREWNIHSRRSILRKLSDDLRKLSSANDTGLTLLESVKTVANTSTGKLADEFDQIHAKVNYGMSMKTAFIEFNNRYHLPRLARTVKLISKAQEASSQITAVLTTAAQTSENQDDIARERRSRARMQVVIIIMTYLTLLAVMAILKTQFLDVMAGLSEQASGGSDAPSSGMNLGEGVDTDALSMLFFHAVTIQAILSGFISGYIRDADLLSGVKFSVTLATIALAVWMLVG; encoded by the coding sequence ATGAGTCACGGCTCTGCCACGTCTCGAAATGGAACGAGTGCCGACAGGCTTGCGGACACGTTCTATCCGGTGTACGACCGACTGTTCTCGGAGAACAACGATTTCGTCGGCAGTTTGGACGACAAGCTCGCGGAGGCTCGAATGTCGGAAACCGCGGAGCTGTATCTCTCCCGCGGTCTTGCAGTTGGCACTCTCGCGGGACTCGTGCTGTGGCTCGTCGGTCTTCTACTCGGCTATCTGCTGGTTTCGCTCGGACTCATCGGTGGTGGCGGCGTCTGGCTCGGCGTGCCCGTCACGGGTGCGACTGCGGACGTGCTGAATGCGCTGAAAATTCCCGCACTGATTCTCGGAACCGGCGTCGTTCTCGGAACGCTCGGATTCGCTGGCGGATTTGGAACCATCATCGCAATTCCATACAGCAGAGCAAGCGCGCGAAAGCGTGAAATCAACATGCTCCTGCCGGATGCGATTTCGTTCATGTACGCCCTCTCGATTGGCGGACTGAACCAACTGGAGATTCTGGAGGCGATGGCGAAAGCCGACGACACCTACGGCGAAGTCTCCCGCGAGTTTCAGAGCATCGTGCAGGAGACGGATTATTTCGATACCGACTACCGAACCGCCATCCGGAAACGGTCGCTCGAAACGCCCAGCGACGAGTTGGGCCAGTTCTTCACGGACATGCTCTCCATCGTCAACAGCGGCGGGGATATGACCGGGTTTCTGGACGACAAGAAGGACAAACACATGCGAACCGCGAAGCAGGAACAGGAGTTGACCCTCGAAACGCTCGAACTGTTCGGCGAGATGTACATGACCCTCTCGCTCTTTCCACTCCTGCTCATCATTATCCTCGTCATCATGGGCATCATGGGAGAGGCGAAAGAAGCCCTGCTCTACGCCACTGTGTACGGGTTGATTCCGCTCATCGGTGTCGGCTTTCTCGTTCTCGTTTCGACCGTGAAACAGGACGAACCCGGCAGTGGCTACCTCGACCCAGGCGACGACGACAGATTGGAAACCGTCTCCGGGGCAGGTCTGCTCCATCTCGGTCTGGTCGAGGAGTTCACCGGTAATTTCTCCGTCTTCGACCGAATCAAAAGTCGGGAGGGAACCCACACGACCGTCGAACTACTGAAGCGCCCGCATTATTTCTTCCGCGACAATCCGCTCTTCGTCCTCGGAATCACGCTTCCGGCCTCGTTGGTGCTCGTCGCCAGCGCGGTGTGGACGGGCGCGGTTCCGGCCTCTCCGGACGGATTCATTGCGAATCCCGTCTGGACGACGTTCGTCTTGGTCTACGTTCCGCTGTACGTGAACGGGGTGCCGCTGGCGGTGTTCCGCGAGTGGAACATCCATTCGCGGCGGTCGATACTGCGGAAGCTTTCGGACGACCTGCGAAAACTGTCGAGCGCGAACGACACGGGACTCACTTTACTCGAATCCGTCAAAACCGTGGCCAACACCTCGACTGGCAAACTCGCGGACGAGTTCGACCAAATCCACGCGAAAGTGAACTACGGGATGAGCATGAAGACGGCGTTCATCGAGTTCAACAATCGCTATCACCTGCCCCGTCTCGCACGAACGGTCAAACTCATCAGCAAGGCACAGGAGGCGTCGAGCCAGATTACTGCGGTGCTGACCACTGCGGCCCAAACCAGCGAGAATCAGGACGACATCGCCAGAGAGCGACGTTCCCGCGCCCGAATGCAGGTCGTCATCATCATCATGACTTACCTCACGCTGCTCGCGGTGATGGCCATCCTGAAGACGCAGTTTTTGGACGTGATGGCAGGACTGTCGGAGCAAGCGAGCGGCGGTTCGGACGCTCCCTCGTCCGGGATGAATCTCGGAGAGGGCGTCGATACCGACGCCCTCTCGATGCTGTTTTTCCACGCCGTGACCATCCAAGCAATCCTCTCGGGGTTCATCAGCGGCTACATCCGGGACGCAGACCTCCTTTCCGGAGTCAAGTTCTCGGTAACGCTCGCAACCATCGCGCTGGCCGTCTGGATGTTGGTGGGCTAA
- a CDS encoding DUF7287 family protein has protein sequence MDDRGQTLNDYVVGISIFLLTVTFVVAFLPTVFAPFTAPIDDATTARADRGAGHLVETLSSPETPNVLNESRTAAFFQNNPESDDLRVNLGFPATARANVSIVDPDTNRVVAVGSPAVVTTAGDPLDGQPTAASSRTVVIGDDAYRLTVRVW, from the coding sequence ATGGACGACAGAGGCCAAACTCTGAACGATTACGTCGTCGGCATCAGCATCTTCCTGTTGACCGTGACGTTCGTCGTCGCGTTTCTGCCGACCGTTTTCGCGCCGTTCACCGCGCCCATCGACGACGCGACGACGGCCCGCGCCGACCGCGGTGCCGGACACCTCGTGGAAACGCTTTCGTCGCCGGAGACGCCGAACGTGCTGAACGAATCTCGAACGGCGGCGTTTTTCCAGAACAATCCGGAAAGCGACGACCTCCGTGTCAATCTCGGCTTCCCCGCCACCGCACGAGCCAACGTTAGCATCGTAGACCCGGACACGAACCGCGTCGTTGCGGTCGGGTCGCCCGCGGTCGTCACGACCGCGGGCGACCCGCTCGACGGGCAACCGACTGCGGCATCGAGCCGAACCGTGGTCATCGGCGACGACGCCTACAGACTGACGGTGAGAGTATGGTAG
- a CDS encoding DUF7289 family protein, which produces MTGREINTISENQRGQSPLIGVVLMMGLVAISLAGVLLIGSGAVSEIRGSVEVQNAEHTMREVDARLSQVAFSANDAHTLDFSGQNGDTEVTRDGRMTITVVNGTNQPCREEIEFGAIEYQGANDEVVAYQAGGVWKRTDGGSVMLSPPDMQYRNGTFSFQMVNVTGSVSGSITQLHASKNATASRADSQSFRETFNKARCNPPDNATLTVHSDYYRAWGDFFETHVDDGVVTIDDGNETASLTVILSGSTAESDENSLSARQNASVTVKVLGTEISSGSGTSWEQNYTTGERERHGSKYNAPINMRINIGDDTYEPWGDGVGSSSVIRHDINDPTNGEYYRFTENVTAGDAISVEGTAYDIGSVDSYSSAEKRFNQFEYNGDTYDYVWDSYRTNREGSMMANIVVDTDGRGESEGNVVLLADGMAVPNYGSANEEQRSMSQILGSRMTETGFLDLDPNEFVLVYELSCADATTDDIDNPDKCGSGDPDYNDAVVLISIHEHGSVAAPEDFRIHVTMNQVEIEKSD; this is translated from the coding sequence ATGACTGGTCGGGAAATAAATACGATTTCGGAAAATCAACGGGGGCAGTCGCCACTTATCGGTGTCGTCCTAATGATGGGTTTGGTCGCCATCTCTCTGGCTGGCGTCCTCCTCATCGGTTCGGGGGCCGTCTCGGAAATTCGCGGTTCGGTAGAGGTACAGAACGCGGAACACACGATGCGCGAGGTGGATGCTCGCCTGAGCCAAGTCGCGTTCAGCGCGAACGACGCTCACACGCTCGATTTCAGCGGACAGAACGGCGACACGGAAGTGACCCGGGACGGGCGCATGACCATAACCGTCGTCAACGGGACGAACCAGCCGTGTCGGGAGGAAATCGAGTTCGGCGCAATCGAGTACCAAGGTGCGAACGACGAAGTTGTCGCCTATCAAGCGGGCGGCGTCTGGAAGCGCACCGACGGGGGAAGCGTGATGCTCTCGCCGCCGGACATGCAGTACCGAAACGGAACGTTCAGCTTCCAGATGGTGAACGTCACCGGTTCGGTCAGCGGGTCGATCACGCAACTCCACGCGAGCAAGAACGCGACTGCATCGCGGGCAGACAGCCAATCGTTCCGAGAGACGTTCAACAAAGCGCGGTGCAATCCGCCGGACAACGCGACGCTCACGGTTCACAGCGACTACTATCGGGCGTGGGGCGATTTCTTCGAAACCCACGTCGATGACGGCGTGGTGACCATCGACGACGGAAACGAAACGGCCTCGCTCACCGTCATCTTGAGCGGTTCGACGGCGGAGAGCGACGAAAACAGTCTCAGTGCTCGGCAGAACGCCTCGGTTACCGTGAAAGTTCTCGGAACGGAGATTTCGTCCGGAAGCGGCACGTCGTGGGAGCAAAACTATACGACAGGGGAACGGGAGCGACACGGCAGTAAATACAACGCGCCCATCAACATGCGAATCAACATCGGCGACGACACCTACGAACCGTGGGGCGACGGCGTCGGTTCGTCTTCGGTCATCAGACACGACATCAACGACCCGACGAACGGCGAATATTATCGATTCACCGAAAACGTCACCGCGGGCGACGCCATCAGTGTGGAAGGAACCGCATACGACATCGGCTCCGTCGATAGCTACTCGTCCGCCGAAAAGCGTTTCAACCAGTTCGAGTACAACGGCGACACCTACGACTACGTCTGGGATTCCTATCGCACCAATCGGGAAGGTTCGATGATGGCGAATATCGTCGTGGACACCGACGGACGGGGCGAGAGCGAAGGAAACGTCGTTCTCCTCGCGGACGGGATGGCGGTTCCGAACTACGGCTCGGCCAACGAAGAACAGAGAAGCATGTCCCAAATCCTCGGCAGTCGAATGACCGAAACCGGATTCCTCGACCTCGACCCGAACGAGTTCGTCCTCGTGTACGAACTTTCCTGTGCCGACGCGACCACGGACGACATCGACAACCCCGACAAATGCGGCAGCGGCGACCCGGACTACAACGACGCCGTCGTCCTCATCTCCATCCACGAGCACGGAAGCGTGGCCGCACCCGAAGACTTCAGAATCCACGTCACGATGAATCAGGTCGAAATCGAGAAAAGCGACTAG
- a CDS encoding DUF7261 family protein, with translation MVSGKTEFFGRFARDDRGQLLLVGAVVIAISLVAVVVVLNTVLYTENVTNSEPIATTGDARDIALVVGGDIEPVVHRTNYAERHDSVAESRTAVAESIAEYETLLGVTVTRRTPASLHVEVSNRTVGTGVEHDSGTFVDAENESNWTLARSADARRYLLSVNRSSLATTDSDAFRIDIEDGTENWNLSVLRQDDDVVLRTDGSTVAASSTCTVTSERVRIDIKNGSAAGCSFPFTDGVGDDYDITYENGANASGTYSMLFNGTDAEIPPSSVNSGSSESPYLTHAVYELDARLTYTTPELTYRTTFNATLYQP, from the coding sequence ATGGTGAGCGGAAAAACGGAGTTCTTCGGACGATTCGCGCGCGACGACAGGGGGCAACTCCTGCTCGTCGGAGCGGTCGTCATCGCCATTTCGCTGGTCGCCGTCGTCGTGGTTCTCAACACCGTCCTCTACACCGAGAACGTCACCAACAGCGAACCGATTGCGACGACGGGCGACGCGCGAGATATCGCCCTCGTCGTGGGCGGTGACATCGAACCAGTGGTTCATCGCACGAACTACGCCGAGCGCCACGACTCCGTTGCAGAAAGCCGAACTGCCGTCGCAGAGAGCATCGCGGAGTACGAAACGCTTCTCGGCGTAACGGTAACGAGGCGAACCCCGGCCTCGCTCCACGTCGAAGTCAGCAACCGGACGGTCGGAACCGGCGTCGAACACGATTCCGGCACGTTCGTAGATGCAGAAAACGAGAGCAACTGGACGCTCGCCCGGAGCGCCGACGCGCGACGATACCTGCTTTCGGTGAATCGGTCGTCGCTGGCGACGACCGATTCGGACGCCTTTAGAATCGATATCGAGGACGGAACCGAAAACTGGAACCTCTCCGTGCTCCGGCAGGACGACGATGTCGTCCTGCGAACGGACGGTTCTACTGTCGCTGCTTCCTCGACGTGCACCGTGACGAGCGAGCGGGTTCGTATCGACATCAAAAACGGCAGTGCGGCGGGATGTTCGTTCCCGTTCACAGACGGTGTTGGCGACGACTACGACATTACCTACGAGAACGGGGCTAACGCCAGCGGAACCTACTCGATGCTGTTCAACGGAACCGACGCCGAGATTCCGCCTTCTTCCGTCAACTCCGGGTCGTCGGAGTCGCCGTATCTGACACACGCCGTCTACGAACTCGATGCCAGACTGACCTACACGACCCCAGAACTGACCTACCGAACGACGTTCAACGCCACGCTGTACCAGCCATGA
- a CDS encoding type II/IV secretion system ATPase subunit, which produces MASDESEALGNGVPDAGPDGIRLTDGSPPRAALGTYTWEDFKEEFFYEDGRPPTNWRGKARPFPAEEFLGFDPKETESRIEKGAKRANALASHFEAYLDPEETEVSLGNYLWEHFRYEHYYDPDREKPHEKPRDEDGNVIEFDKSEWLGFEEAELPERLFRGAFAGNRGSECFEAFLDPETTPVTVGEYLWEHFRYEYYYEPDREKPHEKPCDEDGNVIEFDKSEWLGFEEDDLTDLLTEGAAKANELLDVEDERTLDVPEALDEDAFFSTREGYTTVVNRYDLEKAVPLPKKSHFREVDRYWVNKPNSFVIIFHSEKENETKYYLIEPYRTRIEDDLREFLTGKLRSSIKYASDDVVVEAEEKDREAVIERETLRLLSRYDLYQLDDDEIAELLTELLTQYDSARDTWNRYSAETRAQTGEAIRSLREEAEPYLERFRKPEEEEKQGEQGEHTERKEKTEQTKEATDSDENEASETEIESGESDSISAESDEHSVEESEGKVSQTDAETTLPATTETELPAKTDEESLENADSAGRLGGLKGRWNDLLAEHVGDENLRRGVRTRIEELIEEHEVDDEEGELGGIMARPEPALLAEDADTLTEYQVEKLLYLLKRDFIGYERIDGVKHDINVEDISCDGYNSPVFVYHSDYEQIITNVHHGESELDDFVVKLAQRSGKGISKRQPQVDATLPDGSRAQLTLGREVSDHGTNYTIRQFKDVPFTPLDLINWNTFSLDEMAFLWLAIENHRSLIFAGGTASGKTTSLNAVSLFIPSSTKIVSIEDTREVELPQRNWIASVTRPSFSDDDRGDVDEFDLLEAALRQRPDYIVMGEIRGEEGRTLFQVMSTGHTTYTTFHADTVGEVLKRFTTEPINVSKTLFTALDLVSVQTQTRVNGSKVRRTKSLTEINHYDTENDEINVKDVFQWRAETDEHERLTGSNTLEEIKFDRGWTQERLESELHMRRTILAYLLDNGLNGYTQVAATIQAFINDPDTILALVANDELEGSLTDLREMESVLIDIEPKKEEMVPRPDPTEEVAQLSKDILAEAEDELFDQYREMQVGDDSLAVALADAAKSADEPIQNESVRADSNSLSGDDDRLRSDGRRDDDLRDHRDDNSHDDHPSSVLNDNPFGEFEEATVADDEEPESTGEGEE; this is translated from the coding sequence ATGGCTAGTGACGAGTCCGAAGCACTCGGGAATGGGGTACCCGATGCTGGCCCTGACGGAATCCGTCTTACTGACGGTTCACCACCCCGCGCCGCCCTTGGTACGTACACGTGGGAGGATTTCAAAGAGGAGTTTTTCTACGAAGACGGCCGCCCTCCGACGAACTGGCGCGGAAAGGCGCGTCCGTTCCCCGCCGAGGAGTTTCTGGGCTTTGACCCCAAAGAAACCGAATCGCGCATCGAGAAGGGCGCGAAGCGAGCGAACGCGCTCGCTTCGCATTTCGAAGCGTACCTCGACCCCGAGGAAACAGAGGTGTCGCTCGGAAACTACCTCTGGGAGCATTTCCGCTACGAACACTACTACGACCCAGACCGCGAGAAACCGCACGAAAAACCGCGGGACGAAGATGGCAACGTAATCGAGTTCGACAAATCGGAATGGCTCGGCTTCGAGGAAGCCGAACTACCAGAACGACTCTTTCGGGGCGCGTTCGCCGGAAACCGCGGAAGTGAGTGCTTCGAAGCGTTTCTCGACCCGGAAACGACGCCCGTTACGGTCGGCGAATATCTCTGGGAGCATTTTCGCTACGAATACTACTACGAACCCGACCGGGAGAAACCGCACGAAAAACCGTGCGACGAAGACGGTAACGTAATCGAGTTCGACAAATCGGAATGGCTCGGCTTCGAGGAGGACGACCTCACGGATTTGCTCACCGAGGGCGCGGCCAAGGCGAACGAACTCCTCGACGTCGAGGACGAACGAACGCTGGACGTTCCCGAGGCGTTGGACGAGGATGCCTTCTTCTCGACCCGTGAGGGCTACACCACGGTGGTCAACCGGTACGATTTGGAGAAAGCGGTTCCGCTCCCCAAAAAGTCCCATTTCCGCGAGGTAGACCGCTACTGGGTGAACAAACCCAACTCCTTCGTCATCATCTTCCACTCCGAGAAGGAAAACGAGACGAAATACTACCTCATCGAACCCTACCGAACCCGAATCGAAGACGACCTGCGGGAGTTCCTCACCGGCAAACTCCGCAGTTCCATCAAATACGCGAGCGACGACGTCGTCGTGGAGGCAGAAGAGAAAGACCGAGAGGCGGTTATCGAGCGCGAAACTCTCCGCCTGCTCTCGCGCTACGACCTGTACCAACTCGACGACGACGAAATCGCCGAACTGCTGACCGAACTGCTCACCCAGTACGACAGCGCCCGCGACACGTGGAATCGGTACAGTGCTGAAACGCGGGCACAGACCGGCGAGGCGATTCGCAGTCTCCGCGAGGAGGCGGAACCATATCTCGAACGATTCCGGAAACCGGAGGAAGAGGAAAAACAGGGAGAACAGGGAGAGCATACGGAACGAAAAGAGAAGACAGAACAGACGAAGGAAGCGACGGATTCCGACGAAAACGAAGCGTCCGAAACGGAAATCGAATCCGGTGAATCGGATTCGATTTCCGCGGAGTCTGACGAACACAGCGTCGAGGAGAGTGAAGGGAAAGTATCGCAGACGGACGCGGAAACGACGCTCCCCGCGACCACCGAAACCGAACTTCCGGCGAAAACCGACGAGGAATCGCTCGAAAACGCCGACTCCGCGGGGCGTCTCGGCGGACTCAAAGGCCGCTGGAACGACCTGCTCGCGGAACACGTCGGCGACGAAAACCTGCGCCGAGGAGTCAGAACTCGAATCGAGGAACTCATCGAGGAACACGAGGTGGACGACGAGGAGGGCGAACTCGGCGGCATCATGGCCCGGCCGGAACCGGCGCTGTTGGCCGAGGATGCCGATACGCTCACGGAATACCAAGTCGAAAAACTGCTCTACCTGCTGAAGCGGGATTTCATCGGCTACGAGCGAATCGACGGCGTCAAACACGACATCAACGTGGAAGACATCTCCTGTGACGGCTACAACTCCCCGGTGTTCGTCTACCACTCCGACTACGAACAGATAATCACCAACGTCCATCACGGCGAGAGCGAGTTGGACGACTTCGTCGTCAAACTCGCACAGCGGTCGGGGAAGGGCATCAGCAAGCGTCAACCGCAGGTGGACGCCACGCTTCCGGATGGCTCTCGTGCGCAGTTGACCCTCGGGCGGGAAGTCTCCGACCACGGGACGAACTACACGATTCGCCAGTTCAAGGACGTGCCGTTCACGCCGCTCGACCTCATCAACTGGAACACGTTTTCGCTGGACGAGATGGCCTTCCTCTGGTTGGCCATCGAAAACCACCGGTCGCTCATCTTCGCCGGGGGTACCGCATCCGGAAAGACGACCAGTCTGAACGCGGTGTCGCTGTTCATTCCGAGCAGCACGAAAATCGTCTCCATCGAGGACACCCGTGAAGTCGAACTGCCACAGCGAAACTGGATTGCAAGCGTCACCCGCCCCTCCTTCTCCGACGACGACAGGGGCGACGTGGACGAGTTCGACCTGCTGGAGGCCGCACTCCGCCAGCGACCCGACTACATCGTGATGGGCGAGATTCGGGGCGAGGAAGGGCGAACCCTCTTTCAGGTTATGTCCACGGGGCACACAACCTACACGACGTTCCACGCCGACACCGTGGGTGAGGTGTTGAAGCGGTTCACCACGGAGCCAATCAACGTCTCGAAGACGCTGTTTACGGCGCTCGATTTGGTTTCGGTGCAGACTCAAACCCGGGTCAATGGAAGCAAAGTCAGGCGGACGAAATCGCTCACCGAAATCAACCACTACGACACCGAAAACGACGAAATCAACGTCAAGGACGTGTTCCAGTGGCGCGCCGAGACGGACGAACACGAACGCCTCACAGGTTCGAACACCTTGGAGGAAATAAAATTCGACCGCGGGTGGACGCAGGAGCGACTCGAATCCGAACTGCACATGCGCCGAACCATCCTCGCCTACCTCCTCGACAACGGCCTGAACGGCTACACGCAAGTTGCAGCGACGATTCAGGCGTTTATCAACGACCCGGACACCATCCTCGCGCTGGTGGCGAACGACGAACTGGAAGGCAGTCTCACCGACCTCCGCGAGATGGAGAGCGTTCTCATCGACATCGAGCCGAAAAAAGAGGAGATGGTGCCGCGACCCGACCCAACCGAGGAAGTCGCGCAACTGTCGAAAGACATCCTCGCGGAGGCGGAAGACGAACTGTTCGACCAGTATCGAGAGATGCAGGTCGGAGACGACAGCCTTGCCGTCGCATTGGCCGACGCTGCGAAATCCGCGGACGAACCGATTCAGAACGAATCGGTTCGCGCTGATTCAAATAGTCTGTCCGGAGACGACGACCGCCTGCGCAGCGACGGTCGCCGCGACGACGACCTCCGCGACCACCGCGATGATAACTCCCACGACGACCATCCCTCGTCAGTGCTGAACGACAATCCGTTCGGTGAGTTCGAGGAAGCAACTGTCGCGGACGACGAAGAACCCGAGTCTACCGGGGAGGGCGAGGAATGA
- a CDS encoding DUF7289 family protein, with the protein MTRKLFDDRAATELLGFVFIFSMIVASVGLLYVSGVGSLEDARDMEQSKNAERAFTALATTFDDLQRNRAPARAGEVRLVGGTIAVNETTRLRVGVEQTSPTAVEINRTLGQGALVYTVNDRVVRYESGAVFSGGEAGSWLVRRPAFDCTPDRAIVSAVTINETGDISSVSKQGSVLVVGRTMDTELLFPLGGSVARQDDTAATTVRIRAESSPNSEAWNRYFESNGWQKDGSWYECPTRRAFVRETVVGFDVRN; encoded by the coding sequence ATGACGAGGAAACTGTTCGACGACCGCGCCGCGACCGAACTGCTCGGCTTCGTCTTCATCTTCTCGATGATAGTGGCGTCCGTCGGCCTGCTGTACGTCAGCGGCGTCGGGTCGCTGGAAGACGCCCGTGATATGGAACAGTCGAAGAACGCGGAGCGAGCGTTCACCGCGCTCGCAACGACGTTCGACGACCTCCAGCGAAATCGCGCACCGGCGCGCGCCGGAGAAGTCAGACTCGTCGGCGGGACGATTGCGGTGAACGAAACGACACGACTCAGAGTCGGCGTCGAGCAGACGAGTCCAACGGCGGTCGAAATCAACCGAACGCTCGGACAAGGCGCGCTCGTTTACACCGTCAACGACCGAGTGGTTCGGTACGAATCCGGGGCCGTGTTCAGCGGCGGCGAGGCCGGAAGCTGGTTAGTTCGTCGTCCGGCCTTCGACTGCACGCCCGACAGGGCCATCGTCTCGGCAGTGACGATAAACGAAACCGGGGACATTTCCTCCGTGAGCAAACAGGGGTCGGTGCTCGTCGTCGGGCGAACCATGGACACTGAACTGCTGTTTCCGCTGGGGGGTAGTGTGGCACGACAGGACGACACTGCCGCGACGACGGTTCGGATACGAGCCGAATCGTCGCCGAACAGCGAGGCGTGGAATCGCTACTTCGAATCGAACGGCTGGCAAAAAGACGGCTCGTGGTACGAATGCCCGACGCGTCGGGCATTCGTCCGTGAGACTGTGGTCGGGTTCGACGTGCGAAACTAG
- a CDS encoding DUF7266 family protein — protein sequence MRRFITHLTRDERAVSTTVTYVLTIAITTILLSGLITAAGGLVGSQQEQATRNELGVVGERIAGELTSVDHLVQAGTEPDVRLRTSHPRRIVGAPYAVELKTGGADPCSHPQCLVLSTADVTVTVPFDNATAVSPGRVVGGDVVIEYDRSNETLVLGEP from the coding sequence ATGAGACGTTTTATCACTCACCTCACGAGAGACGAGCGCGCGGTTTCGACCACGGTCACCTACGTTCTGACGATAGCCATCACCACGATTCTGCTGAGCGGCCTCATCACCGCCGCTGGTGGACTCGTCGGCAGTCAGCAGGAGCAGGCGACTCGAAACGAACTCGGCGTCGTCGGCGAACGAATCGCCGGGGAACTCACGAGCGTTGACCATCTCGTGCAGGCCGGAACGGAACCGGACGTTCGCCTGCGGACGAGTCATCCTCGCAGAATCGTCGGCGCGCCGTACGCCGTCGAACTGAAAACCGGCGGGGCAGACCCGTGCTCTCATCCGCAGTGTCTCGTACTGAGCACGGCCGACGTGACCGTCACGGTTCCGTTCGACAACGCGACGGCCGTCAGCCCCGGCCGGGTCGTCGGCGGTGATGTCGTCATCGAGTACGACCGAAGCAACGAAACGCTCGTTCTGGGGGAGCCATGA